Proteins encoded in a region of the Bradyrhizobium sp. CB3481 genome:
- a CDS encoding DMT family transporter, with translation MSLAPSVAVPRTAFNPLSLYIAAFCLLWSFAFVAGKIGVTDCPPLILLAARFSLAGVLILGISALRSEKWDLSWRDAVVFAVLGVANNALYLGLGYTGLQTVSAGLGGLIVSANPVFTAMLAALFLGEAMTLRKVTGLALGIAGVAFIVWHRMSVGTDDWHGILFTLASLVSIVAGTILFKALAPKGSLWIGNGIQNIAGGLAVMPFAFTLSSFSEIVPSARLAGAFAFLVLGGSILAYLLWFHLLKVCGATAASAYHFLMPPLGMLFAFLVLGEHVEFRDLLGILPVALGIYLVTRPAAAGPSA, from the coding sequence ATGTCGCTCGCGCCCTCCGTCGCGGTTCCCCGTACGGCCTTCAACCCGCTCTCGCTCTATATTGCGGCGTTCTGCCTGCTCTGGAGCTTTGCCTTCGTCGCTGGCAAGATCGGCGTCACTGACTGTCCGCCGCTGATCCTGCTCGCCGCGCGCTTCTCGCTGGCGGGCGTGCTGATCCTCGGCATTTCCGCACTGCGCAGCGAAAAATGGGATCTGTCGTGGCGCGACGCTGTCGTGTTCGCCGTGCTCGGCGTCGCCAACAATGCCCTCTATCTCGGCCTCGGCTATACCGGGCTGCAGACGGTCTCCGCAGGTCTCGGCGGCCTGATCGTATCAGCCAATCCGGTTTTCACCGCGATGCTGGCTGCGCTGTTCCTCGGCGAAGCCATGACGTTGCGCAAGGTGACGGGCCTCGCACTCGGCATCGCCGGCGTCGCCTTCATCGTCTGGCATCGCATGTCGGTCGGGACCGATGACTGGCACGGCATCCTGTTCACGCTGGCGTCATTGGTCTCGATCGTGGCCGGCACCATCCTGTTCAAGGCGCTGGCGCCGAAGGGCTCACTGTGGATCGGCAACGGCATCCAGAACATCGCCGGCGGCCTTGCCGTGATGCCGTTCGCGTTCACGCTCTCCAGCTTCAGCGAGATCGTGCCGAGTGCGCGGCTCGCCGGTGCCTTTGCCTTCCTCGTGCTCGGCGGCTCGATCCTCGCTTACCTGCTCTGGTTTCATCTCCTGAAAGTGTGTGGCGCGACGGCCGCGAGTGCCTATCATTTCCTGATGCCGCCGCTCGGCATGCTGTTCGCCTTTCTCGTGCTCGGCGAGCACGTCGAGTTCCGCGATTTGCTCGGCATCCTTCCCGTCGCGCTCGGCATTTACCTGGTGACCCGCCCCGCTGCGGCCGGCCCGTCTGCATAA
- a CDS encoding MBL fold metallo-hydrolase has protein sequence MTVTITLIGGPTALIEIDGFRLLTDPTFDQPGDYQLPHVKLEKLTGPAMSVRDVGAIDAVLLSHDQHSDNLDHSGRDFLKEAKRVLTTEVGAKRLGGHTEGFAPWASTELKKNGHSLTITATPARHGPAGIEPLAGDVIGFVVESSKPGSRPIYISGDTTWFDGVAEVAKRFTCGVVLPFAGAAQTRGPFHLTMDTNDTIETARAFPDAVIVPVHTDGWAHFKQSAGDLRASFDTLGFGSRLRILEPGVATIVEMLS, from the coding sequence ATGACCGTGACCATCACCCTGATCGGCGGCCCCACCGCGTTGATCGAAATCGACGGCTTCCGTCTGCTGACCGATCCGACCTTCGATCAGCCCGGCGACTATCAACTGCCGCATGTAAAGCTGGAGAAACTGACCGGACCCGCGATGAGCGTGCGCGATGTCGGCGCGATCGATGCGGTGCTGCTGAGCCACGATCAGCATTCGGACAATCTCGATCATTCCGGGCGCGACTTCCTCAAAGAAGCGAAGCGGGTGCTGACAACGGAGGTGGGCGCAAAGCGGCTCGGCGGCCACACCGAGGGTTTTGCGCCCTGGGCATCGACCGAGCTCAAGAAGAACGGCCACTCGCTGACCATCACCGCGACGCCGGCCCGTCACGGTCCGGCCGGCATCGAGCCGCTGGCGGGCGATGTCATCGGCTTCGTCGTGGAATCCAGCAAGCCCGGCAGCCGCCCGATCTACATCAGCGGCGACACCACCTGGTTCGACGGCGTTGCGGAAGTGGCCAAGCGTTTCACATGCGGCGTGGTGCTGCCGTTCGCCGGGGCCGCGCAAACCCGCGGTCCGTTTCATCTCACCATGGATACCAACGATACGATCGAGACCGCGCGCGCGTTTCCGGACGCGGTGATCGTGCCGGTGCATACGGATGGCTGGGCGCACTTCAAGCAGAGCGCCGGCGATCTTCGCGCCAGCTTCGACACGCTCGGTTTCGGATCGCGGCTGCGCATCCTGGAGCCGGGCGTCGCGACGATCGTCGAAATGCTGTCCTGA
- a CDS encoding divalent metal cation transporter, with protein sequence MTNRTKSNSKHLASRASSHSKQGEKAGPRRAFSFRDALKALGPGLITGAADDDPSGIGTYSQAGAQFGYGIGWTMLLTFPLMAAIQEISARVGRVTGHGISGNVCRHYSNWLLNVVVALLFIANTINIGADLGAMADATRLLIGGHSIVYVLLFGLISVGAQIFLDYKRYVAVLKWLTLSLFAYVAALAFAKLSWGDALAGILLPRLAWNFDYFTTIVAIFGTTISPYLFFWQASQEAEDQRVDASKRPLIEKHYGARREFSRIRADTIIGMAFSNLIALSIIITAAAALHAAGKTNIQSSAEAAEALRPIAGVLAEAIFALGIVGTGLLAIPVLAGATAYAVGEGRRWPVGLARKPKEAAAFYAVLALSAGIGIALNFTPINPISALYWSAVINGVLAVPVMVLLMLMAKRRDVMGTFVVKGPLYWLGWLSTIAMMLSVVAMAVGFFVGGK encoded by the coding sequence ATGACAAATCGAACCAAATCAAATTCCAAGCATCTCGCGAGTCGGGCTTCCAGTCACTCCAAGCAAGGAGAAAAGGCCGGTCCTCGGCGGGCATTCAGCTTCCGCGATGCGCTTAAGGCGCTCGGTCCCGGCCTGATCACCGGCGCGGCCGATGACGATCCGTCTGGGATCGGCACCTACAGCCAAGCCGGCGCGCAATTCGGCTACGGCATCGGCTGGACGATGCTGCTCACGTTTCCGCTGATGGCGGCGATCCAGGAGATCTCGGCGCGGGTCGGCCGCGTCACCGGTCACGGCATATCCGGCAATGTGTGCCGGCACTATTCGAATTGGCTGCTGAACGTCGTGGTGGCGCTGCTGTTCATCGCCAATACCATCAACATCGGCGCCGATCTCGGCGCCATGGCGGACGCGACCAGGCTGCTGATCGGCGGCCACAGCATTGTCTATGTCCTGCTGTTCGGCCTTATCTCGGTCGGCGCGCAGATCTTCCTCGATTACAAGCGCTACGTCGCGGTGCTGAAGTGGCTGACGCTTAGCCTGTTCGCTTATGTCGCAGCGCTCGCTTTCGCCAAGTTGTCGTGGGGCGACGCGCTTGCCGGCATCCTGCTGCCGCGCCTTGCCTGGAATTTCGACTATTTCACCACCATCGTCGCGATCTTCGGCACGACGATTTCGCCCTACCTGTTCTTCTGGCAGGCCTCGCAGGAGGCCGAGGATCAGCGCGTCGATGCGAGCAAGCGCCCGCTGATCGAAAAGCATTACGGCGCCCGCCGGGAATTCAGCCGCATCCGCGCCGACACCATCATCGGCATGGCGTTCTCGAACCTGATCGCGCTGTCGATCATCATTACTGCGGCGGCGGCGTTGCATGCGGCCGGCAAGACCAACATCCAGAGTTCGGCGGAAGCTGCCGAAGCGCTGCGTCCGATCGCCGGTGTGCTTGCTGAAGCGATCTTTGCGCTCGGCATCGTCGGCACCGGCCTGTTGGCGATCCCGGTGCTGGCTGGCGCCACGGCTTACGCGGTCGGCGAGGGGCGGCGCTGGCCGGTCGGTCTTGCCCGCAAGCCAAAGGAAGCCGCCGCTTTCTACGCCGTGCTGGCGCTGTCGGCAGGGATCGGCATCGCGCTGAACTTCACGCCGATCAACCCGATCTCGGCGCTGTACTGGAGCGCCGTCATCAACGGCGTGCTCGCCGTGCCGGTGATGGTGCTGTTGATGCTGATGGCAAAGCGACGCGATGTGATGGGCACCTTCGTGGTCAAAGGCCCACTGTATTGGCTCGGCTGGCTGTCGACGATTGCGATGATGCTCAGCGTCGTCGCGATGGCTGTGGGGTTTTTCGTCGGTGGTAAGTAG
- a CDS encoding TIGR02186 family protein yields the protein MLGWLALGALLAASPVQAERLIVSVSNHRVTVTPNYSGEELVLFGSVEKDANTPPGRTYDLVVTVAGPRADMVTRRKERRFGIWINTDYRQFLRVPTYLALFSNRPFDAIASPEVQRRQQLGLNNVLLTQRVSGDYADVVPDDAFRSAFVRLRRQHGLYREETSAVTFLTPTLFRTGIPLPAEVPIGLYNVEIKLFAEGALVAKTDTAFEIVKVGFEQFVATTAQQHGFVYGAITAFMALMTGWMASIVFRKD from the coding sequence ATGCTGGGATGGCTGGCGCTGGGCGCGCTGCTCGCGGCCTCTCCGGTGCAGGCGGAACGGCTGATCGTGTCGGTGTCGAACCACCGCGTCACCGTGACCCCGAACTATTCCGGCGAGGAGCTGGTGCTGTTCGGCTCGGTGGAGAAGGACGCCAACACGCCGCCCGGCCGCACCTACGATCTGGTGGTGACGGTCGCCGGCCCGCGTGCTGACATGGTCACCCGCCGCAAGGAACGGCGGTTCGGGATCTGGATCAACACCGACTACCGGCAATTCCTGAGGGTGCCGACCTATCTGGCGCTGTTCTCCAACCGTCCGTTCGACGCGATCGCCTCGCCCGAGGTGCAGCGGCGGCAGCAGCTCGGCCTCAACAACGTCCTGCTGACCCAGCGCGTCAGCGGCGACTATGCCGACGTGGTGCCTGATGACGCGTTCCGCAGTGCCTTCGTGCGGCTGCGCCGCCAGCATGGCCTCTACCGCGAGGAGACCTCGGCGGTCACCTTCCTGACGCCGACACTGTTCCGCACCGGCATTCCGCTGCCGGCGGAAGTGCCGATCGGTCTCTATAACGTCGAGATCAAGCTGTTCGCCGAGGGCGCGCTGGTGGCAAAGACCGATACGGCATTCGAGATTGTCAAGGTCGGCTTCGAGCAGTTCGTCGCCACCACGGCGCAGCAGCACGGCTTCGTCTACGGCGCGATCACCGCCTTCATGGCGCTGATGACGGGATGGATGGCTTCGATCGTGTTCAGGAAGGATTGA
- a CDS encoding sulfite exporter TauE/SafE family protein: MQLYLPIADIPVNVFLILAMGAAVGFVSGMFGIGGGFLMTPLLIFVGIAPAVAVASVASHIAASSFSGAISYWRRRAIDPVLAAVLLTGGSLGTVLGVWTFTLLRALGQLDLMIAMSYVILLTTVGGLMFWEGLRALLRARKGGPVTMRRPGSHVWIHGLPLKMRFKRSKIYLSVIPVVVIGLIIGFIGAVMGIGGGFILVPLLIYVLRVPTSTVIGTSMVLTLVTMVFATMLHAVTNHLVDAVLALILMVGGVTGAQFGARAGQKIRGEHLRLLLGLLVLAVGIRFAVELVIRPEDLFTVRETGGTG; the protein is encoded by the coding sequence GTGCAGCTCTACCTCCCGATCGCCGATATCCCGGTCAATGTTTTCCTCATCCTGGCGATGGGCGCGGCGGTGGGATTCGTCTCGGGCATGTTCGGGATCGGCGGCGGCTTCCTGATGACGCCGCTACTGATTTTCGTCGGCATTGCACCCGCGGTCGCGGTCGCCTCGGTCGCCAGCCACATCGCCGCCTCCTCGTTCTCCGGCGCGATCTCTTATTGGCGACGGCGCGCGATCGATCCGGTGCTGGCGGCCGTTTTATTGACCGGGGGCAGTCTAGGCACAGTTTTGGGGGTGTGGACCTTTACGCTGCTCCGCGCGCTCGGTCAGCTCGATCTGATGATCGCGATGTCCTACGTCATCCTGCTGACCACCGTCGGCGGCCTGATGTTCTGGGAAGGCCTGCGGGCGCTGCTGCGGGCCCGCAAGGGCGGCCCCGTTACCATGCGCCGCCCCGGCAGCCATGTCTGGATCCACGGCCTGCCGCTGAAGATGCGCTTCAAGCGTTCGAAGATCTATCTGTCCGTCATTCCGGTCGTGGTGATCGGGCTGATTATCGGCTTTATCGGCGCCGTGATGGGCATCGGCGGCGGCTTCATCCTGGTGCCGCTTTTGATCTACGTGCTGCGGGTGCCGACCTCGACGGTGATCGGCACCTCAATGGTGCTGACCCTCGTCACCATGGTGTTCGCCACCATGCTGCACGCGGTGACCAATCATCTGGTTGACGCCGTGCTGGCGCTGATCCTGATGGTCGGCGGCGTCACCGGCGCGCAGTTCGGCGCCCGCGCCGGGCAGAAGATCCGCGGCGAACATCTGCGCCTGCTGCTCGGCCTCTTGGTGCTGGCCGTCGGCATCCGCTTCGCCGTCGAGCTGGTGATCCGGCCCGAGGACCTCTTCACCGTGCGGGAAACGGGGGGGACGGGATGA